Proteins encoded by one window of Chondromyces crocatus:
- a CDS encoding MlaE family ABC transporter permease — translation MVRSAPPPPPQHPSPPEPEEDEGRPSIELRDVLPEPHGVAFLGAQAMHLARQGGDLASVFVRTLYYCVQGRRERGAVLQQMYEIGNKSIFFLSLVMAFLGMILVYQAGTQTKRVVPDLTMLGANYLELLVRELAPTIGALMLATRVGAGIAAEIGSMVVTEQVDALRMSAADPIDYLIKPRFIASVLMTTCLIVWSSAVAFVAGMLMAYTTFDVMPRTFMNASLVDAGDLTVGLVKCLAYGAAIPVVAGHSGLSTYGGSEGVGWATTRAVVNSSLAVIILDVIISTAGFLVFR, via the coding sequence ATGGTTCGCTCCGCTCCTCCACCCCCGCCCCAGCACCCCTCTCCTCCCGAGCCGGAGGAAGACGAAGGGCGCCCGTCGATCGAGCTGCGGGACGTGCTCCCCGAGCCGCACGGCGTCGCCTTCCTGGGTGCGCAAGCCATGCACCTGGCGCGCCAGGGCGGTGACCTCGCCTCGGTCTTCGTGCGCACGCTCTACTACTGCGTGCAAGGGCGGCGCGAGCGCGGCGCGGTGCTGCAGCAGATGTACGAGATCGGTAACAAGTCGATCTTCTTCCTCTCGCTGGTGATGGCGTTCCTGGGGATGATCCTCGTCTACCAGGCGGGGACGCAGACGAAGCGGGTGGTGCCCGATCTGACCATGCTCGGCGCCAACTACCTCGAGCTGCTGGTCCGGGAGCTGGCGCCGACCATCGGTGCCCTGATGCTGGCGACGCGCGTGGGCGCCGGCATCGCCGCCGAGATCGGCTCGATGGTGGTGACGGAGCAGGTGGACGCGCTGCGGATGAGCGCCGCCGATCCCATCGACTACCTGATCAAGCCGCGCTTCATCGCGAGCGTGCTGATGACCACCTGCCTCATCGTCTGGAGTTCGGCGGTCGCATTCGTGGCGGGCATGCTCATGGCGTACACCACCTTCGACGTCATGCCGCGAACCTTCATGAACGCGAGCCTGGTGGACGCCGGCGATCTGACCGTGGGCCTGGTCAAGTGCCTGGCCTACGGCGCCGCCATCCCGGTGGTGGCCGGGCACTCGGGGTTGTCGACCTACGGCGGCAGCGAAGGGGTGGGATGGGCGACGACGCGTGCCGTGGTGAACTCGTCCCTGGCCGTGATCATTCTCGATGTGATCATCTCGACCGCGGGGTTCCTGGTCTTCCGCTGA
- a CDS encoding glycosyltransferase family 4 protein gives MLWVTRIFPNRIEPLACPFQRQQLAALSRQCEVEVLAAIPYYPGAGLLGERTRPARLCAVPDRDEIDGIPVSHPRAPYLPGAGKLLAAVNAPLYLGGLLPEVPRLRGRFDVVMGAFLYPDACAAAALARLLGLPYAVKGHGTDVNVVAQWPSVKPLVRAALRRAAAAFGVSRPMVDTLVEMGAPAERTALVMNGVNRSVFFPQDKLEARRALGLPERGRVITFVGTLAAHKGVRELLASLDDVASAAGEPTCLVMVGDGPERHALEEEAARRTEAAGKLVIPGPRPLEEVARYMAAGDVVTLPSHAEGTPNVILEALASGRPVVATRVGGIPDVIENGRTGLLVPPEDVPALSAALIDALTRTWDEQEIAAAAPPSWDESAARLRAHLERAVFGDSLALAA, from the coding sequence GTGCTCTGGGTCACGCGGATCTTCCCCAACCGGATCGAGCCCCTCGCTTGCCCGTTCCAGCGGCAGCAGCTCGCGGCGCTGTCGCGCCAGTGCGAGGTCGAGGTGCTCGCAGCGATTCCTTATTACCCAGGAGCCGGGTTGCTCGGCGAGCGCACGCGCCCCGCGCGGCTGTGCGCCGTGCCCGACAGGGACGAGATCGACGGCATCCCCGTATCGCACCCCCGCGCGCCGTACCTGCCGGGGGCCGGCAAGCTGCTGGCTGCCGTGAACGCGCCGCTCTACCTCGGCGGTTTGCTGCCCGAGGTTCCCCGGCTGCGGGGGCGGTTCGACGTGGTCATGGGCGCCTTTCTTTACCCGGATGCGTGCGCTGCGGCCGCGCTGGCGCGGCTCCTCGGCCTGCCTTATGCGGTGAAGGGCCACGGCACCGACGTCAACGTGGTCGCGCAGTGGCCCTCGGTGAAGCCCCTCGTTCGTGCGGCCCTCCGGCGTGCGGCGGCGGCCTTCGGCGTGAGCCGGCCGATGGTCGACACGCTGGTCGAGATGGGTGCCCCCGCCGAGCGCACGGCGCTGGTGATGAACGGCGTGAACCGGAGCGTGTTCTTCCCGCAAGACAAGCTCGAAGCGCGCCGCGCGCTGGGACTGCCGGAGCGAGGTCGGGTGATCACCTTCGTGGGCACGCTGGCGGCGCACAAAGGGGTGCGCGAGCTCCTCGCGTCGCTCGATGACGTCGCCAGCGCTGCCGGTGAACCGACCTGCCTCGTCATGGTGGGCGATGGGCCTGAGCGCCACGCCCTCGAAGAGGAGGCAGCTCGGCGTACGGAAGCGGCCGGGAAGCTCGTGATCCCTGGCCCCCGTCCGCTGGAGGAGGTGGCCCGCTACATGGCCGCCGGCGACGTGGTGACGTTGCCCAGCCACGCCGAAGGGACACCGAACGTGATCCTGGAGGCGCTCGCTTCGGGCAGGCCCGTGGTGGCGACCCGGGTGGGCGGCATCCCCGACGTGATCGAGAACGGACGTACGGGCTTGCTCGTACCCCCGGAAGACGTGCCCGCGCTCTCCGCTGCCTTGATCGACGCGCTGACGCGGACCTGGGACGAGCAGGAGATCGCCGCCGCCGCGCCGCCCTCGTGGGACGAGAGCGCGGCCCGGCTGCGGGCGCACCTCGAGCGCGCCGTCTTCGGGGATTCGCTGGCGCTCGCGGCGTGA
- a CDS encoding MlaE family ABC transporter permease: protein MTQSATGPSPSPQPARAVSSAPSTFHQIGVNFLETAAMVGGMGVLAAEIVKRLVRFRVDWDELKRNMYRMGVKSIAIVIFTALFTGAIMVLQAAPLVERFGAYGLIGWGAGFGTLREVAPLLTALMINGRVGANNTAELGTMVVTEQIDALRVLAIDPVSFLIAPRCVAMVSTLFLATIFADALALLGAALTSDVLLGVAPAVFFNGLTSGLLGLGDVMNGLVKSVVFGVVMALASCQYGLTVTGGAPGVGRAVNATVVASAAGIFILDYFVSFTLE from the coding sequence ATGACGCAATCCGCCACCGGCCCCTCCCCCAGTCCGCAACCGGCGCGCGCCGTCTCCTCGGCGCCGTCGACGTTCCATCAGATCGGGGTGAACTTCCTCGAGACCGCGGCGATGGTGGGGGGCATGGGGGTGCTCGCCGCCGAGATCGTCAAGCGCCTCGTGCGGTTCCGCGTCGACTGGGACGAGCTGAAGCGGAACATGTACCGCATGGGGGTGAAGTCGATCGCCATCGTGATCTTCACCGCCCTGTTCACCGGCGCGATCATGGTCCTCCAGGCGGCGCCGCTCGTGGAGCGCTTCGGGGCCTACGGCTTGATCGGCTGGGGCGCTGGCTTCGGGACCCTGCGTGAGGTCGCGCCGCTCCTGACCGCGCTGATGATCAATGGCCGCGTGGGTGCGAACAATACGGCCGAACTCGGCACGATGGTGGTGACCGAGCAGATCGACGCCCTGCGGGTGCTCGCGATCGATCCGGTGAGCTTCCTCATCGCGCCGCGCTGCGTGGCGATGGTGTCCACGCTCTTCCTGGCGACCATCTTCGCCGACGCGCTGGCTCTCCTCGGCGCCGCGCTCACCAGCGACGTGCTGCTCGGCGTGGCCCCCGCCGTGTTCTTCAATGGCCTCACCAGCGGGCTTCTGGGCCTCGGTGACGTGATGAACGGTCTGGTCAAGAGCGTCGTGTTCGGGGTGGTGATGGCCCTGGCGAGCTGCCAGTACGGTCTGACCGTCACCGGCGGGGCTCCGGGTGTCGGCCGCGCCGTCAACGCCACCGTCGTCGCCTCGGCGGCGGGAATCTTCATCCTGGACTACTTCGTGTCCTTCACGCTCGAGTGA
- the rsgA gene encoding ribosome small subunit-dependent GTPase A, producing MVVKREDASPLPRVDAEALAGYGWGLWQQEALDALGGGGDEVGRVSAEHQGVFLVRFADGERAAALPGKMRRAVVRGEAIWPAVGDWVVVDRPPGGSVVLRAVLPRQTRLARKAVGEQRGEQVLAANVDVAFLVSALGADLSPRRLERYVALALEGGALPVVLLTKADLYEDVASAVEVVRSVAAEVAIHVLSSHTGLGLAALSPYFAGERTVVLLGSSGVGKSTLLNRLLGADVQAVGEVRADGKGRHTTTHRQLFRRPDGGVVIDTPGMRELGLWDAEAGVSSAFPDIEAIAEDCRFSDCRHEGEPGCAVVAAVAVGTLERGRLDSFLGLQVEARRAAAKAGPRSSNERVLGRAVAARLGRRRR from the coding sequence ATGGTCGTGAAGCGTGAGGATGCGTCTCCCCTGCCCCGCGTGGATGCGGAGGCGCTGGCGGGCTACGGGTGGGGCCTCTGGCAGCAAGAGGCGCTGGATGCGCTGGGGGGCGGGGGTGACGAGGTCGGGCGCGTCTCCGCCGAGCACCAGGGGGTGTTCCTGGTGCGCTTCGCGGACGGTGAGCGCGCGGCTGCGCTGCCGGGGAAGATGCGCCGCGCCGTGGTCCGTGGCGAAGCGATCTGGCCGGCCGTGGGCGATTGGGTGGTGGTGGATCGCCCTCCGGGAGGCTCGGTGGTGCTGCGCGCGGTGCTGCCACGGCAGACGCGGCTGGCGCGGAAGGCCGTGGGCGAGCAGCGCGGTGAGCAGGTGCTCGCGGCGAACGTCGACGTGGCGTTCCTGGTGAGTGCGCTGGGCGCCGACCTGAGTCCGCGGCGTCTGGAGCGCTATGTGGCGCTGGCGCTGGAAGGCGGCGCGCTGCCGGTGGTGCTGTTGACGAAGGCAGACCTGTACGAGGACGTGGCGTCCGCGGTCGAGGTGGTGCGCTCCGTGGCGGCCGAGGTGGCGATCCACGTGCTGAGCAGCCACACGGGGCTGGGCCTCGCCGCGCTGTCGCCGTACTTCGCGGGGGAGCGGACGGTGGTGCTGCTGGGATCCTCTGGCGTCGGCAAGTCGACGCTGCTGAACCGGCTGCTCGGCGCGGACGTGCAGGCGGTGGGTGAGGTGCGTGCCGACGGGAAAGGCCGGCACACGACGACCCATCGTCAGCTGTTCCGACGGCCGGATGGCGGGGTGGTGATCGACACGCCCGGCATGCGTGAGCTGGGTCTGTGGGACGCAGAGGCAGGCGTCAGCTCGGCCTTCCCGGACATCGAGGCGATCGCCGAGGACTGCCGGTTCAGCGACTGTCGACACGAGGGTGAACCAGGGTGCGCCGTGGTGGCAGCGGTCGCCGTCGGGACGCTGGAGCGCGGGCGGCTGGACAGCTTTCTCGGCCTCCAGGTGGAAGCTCGGCGCGCAGCAGCGAAGGCCGGACCTCGATCCAGCAACGAGCGCGTGCTCGGTCGCGCCGTGGCAGCGCGACTGGGGCGACGCCGTCGTTGA
- a CDS encoding acetyl-CoA carboxylase biotin carboxyl carrier protein subunit, with the protein MANAIKAHITGTVWKIEVKPGDKVEEGTVVVILESMKMEMPIEAEEEGEVAEVLVSEGQSVVEGEVVVTLK; encoded by the coding sequence ATGGCGAACGCAATCAAGGCTCACATCACGGGTACGGTCTGGAAGATCGAAGTGAAGCCGGGCGACAAGGTCGAGGAGGGCACGGTCGTCGTCATCCTCGAGTCCATGAAGATGGAGATGCCCATCGAGGCCGAGGAGGAGGGCGAAGTCGCCGAGGTCCTCGTCAGCGAGGGGCAGTCCGTGGTGGAGGGTGAGGTCGTCGTCACGCTGAAGTAA
- a CDS encoding MlaD family protein, which yields MASPRSIEVKVGILILTAAGLLAAFILVMGGLNFQPTYSLYIDFDNPGGLQSGAPVKIAGVKVGKLGGIQFRGEINPATKVRDPLVRIEARVEKRYQKSIRENAVFYVTTQGVLGEQFLAVEPGSGDRGELPEDSVVRGLDPPRLDMLLAEGYELLHSTVSAMRENKSEIADAFDGLRKTLKGTGEFMHRNQDRLDRIAENVEQVSLDASEAVKQARQKYVENPQIDRILANTERVTSTAAQDLPPLTADAKATLANARRISQTVGGEAEQAKIRKVIDDVAEIASRAKSATSDAQAIVAHVRRGKGSVGALVMDEQLFDDLQEMARDLKHNPWKFFWRE from the coding sequence ATGGCAAGCCCGCGTTCGATAGAGGTCAAGGTAGGCATCCTCATCCTGACGGCGGCCGGGCTCCTGGCTGCGTTCATCCTGGTGATGGGCGGGTTGAACTTCCAGCCCACGTACTCGCTCTACATCGACTTCGACAACCCCGGCGGCTTGCAGTCTGGCGCCCCCGTGAAGATCGCTGGCGTCAAGGTCGGCAAGCTCGGGGGCATCCAGTTTCGTGGTGAGATCAACCCGGCCACGAAGGTGCGCGATCCCCTGGTGCGCATCGAGGCGCGCGTCGAGAAGCGATACCAGAAGAGCATCCGCGAGAACGCGGTGTTTTACGTGACCACCCAGGGCGTGCTCGGGGAGCAGTTCCTCGCGGTGGAGCCTGGCTCGGGAGACCGCGGCGAGCTGCCCGAGGACTCGGTGGTCCGGGGCCTGGACCCTCCCCGTCTCGACATGCTCCTGGCCGAGGGCTACGAGCTCTTGCACTCCACCGTCTCCGCCATGCGCGAGAACAAGTCGGAGATCGCCGACGCTTTCGACGGGCTGCGCAAGACCCTCAAAGGCACCGGTGAGTTCATGCACCGCAACCAGGATCGCCTGGACCGGATCGCCGAGAACGTCGAGCAGGTCAGCCTCGACGCGAGCGAGGCGGTGAAGCAAGCGCGACAGAAGTACGTCGAGAACCCGCAGATCGACCGCATTCTGGCGAACACCGAGCGGGTGACGAGCACGGCGGCGCAGGATCTCCCGCCGCTCACCGCCGATGCCAAGGCGACCCTCGCCAACGCGCGCCGGATCTCCCAGACCGTGGGTGGCGAGGCCGAGCAGGCGAAGATCCGCAAGGTGATCGACGATGTTGCCGAGATCGCGAGCCGCGCCAAGTCGGCGACCAGCGACGCGCAGGCCATCGTGGCGCACGTGCGTCGAGGCAAGGGCAGCGTCGGTGCGCTGGTGATGGACGAGCAGCTGTTCGACGACCTCCAGGAGATGGCCCGCGATCTCAAGCACAACCCCTGGAAGTTCTTCTGGCGCGAGTGA
- a CDS encoding ABC transporter ATP-binding protein: MISFRNVRKSFGSKEVLSDVSFDVAEGEVFFIIGQSGVGKSVLIKHLVGLLYPDGGEIWLDGEEISRFGEAQMYPVRMKCAMVFQHSTLFDSMTCAENVALPLRKHKGLRHREALDEACRRLDQVHMREFAERYPPELGDGMRKRVAIARALTLDPRYVLFDEPTTSLDPVSARRVDKLIRELSDTLGVTSVVVSHDLVSIFGISDRIVMLYQGLVRMLGTQEEFRRAADPVVQQFIHGRAEGPIE, from the coding sequence ATGATCTCCTTCAGGAACGTTCGCAAGTCCTTCGGCTCGAAGGAAGTGCTCTCCGATGTCTCCTTCGACGTCGCCGAGGGGGAGGTCTTCTTCATCATCGGCCAGTCGGGGGTGGGCAAGAGCGTCCTGATCAAACACCTCGTCGGCCTGCTGTACCCGGATGGTGGCGAGATCTGGCTCGACGGGGAAGAGATCAGCCGCTTCGGCGAAGCGCAGATGTACCCGGTGCGGATGAAGTGCGCGATGGTCTTCCAGCACTCCACGCTGTTCGACTCGATGACCTGCGCCGAGAACGTCGCGCTGCCGCTCCGCAAGCACAAAGGGCTCCGGCACCGCGAGGCGCTCGACGAGGCCTGCCGGCGGCTCGACCAGGTCCACATGCGCGAGTTCGCCGAGCGGTATCCACCCGAGCTGGGTGATGGCATGCGAAAGCGGGTGGCCATCGCCCGGGCGCTCACGCTCGACCCGCGTTACGTCCTGTTCGACGAGCCCACCACCAGCCTCGATCCGGTGAGCGCCCGCCGCGTGGACAAGCTGATCCGCGAGCTCAGCGACACGCTCGGGGTGACCAGCGTGGTCGTGAGCCACGATCTGGTCAGCATCTTCGGCATCTCCGACCGCATCGTGATGCTCTACCAGGGACTGGTCCGCATGCTCGGGACGCAGGAGGAGTTTCGCCGTGCGGCCGATCCCGTGGTGCAGCAGTTCATCCACGGGCGGGCCGAGGGGCCGATCGAGTGA